A genome region from Nocardia sp. NBC_01730 includes the following:
- a CDS encoding HAD family hydrolase, whose translation MTWTVGFDLDMTLIDSRPGVAQAIDTVAAEFDLSLSGAEFADRLGPPLASLLVEAGAPDELVPALVARYRALYPAIVPSIPAMPGAQAALAAIQARGGRVLVITGKHAPLAQLHIDELGWRIDHLAGDVWSAAKATALREQRADLFVGDHVGDMRAARAADVVAVGVTTGPCAADELRAAGADVVLADLTEFPGWLATEFGAAVAG comes from the coding sequence GTGACCTGGACAGTGGGATTCGACCTCGATATGACGCTGATCGACTCGCGACCAGGTGTCGCCCAGGCCATCGACACCGTTGCCGCCGAATTCGATCTCTCGCTCTCCGGTGCGGAGTTCGCCGATCGGCTCGGGCCGCCACTGGCCAGCCTGCTGGTCGAAGCCGGGGCCCCGGACGAACTCGTTCCCGCGCTGGTCGCGCGCTACCGCGCGCTCTACCCGGCCATCGTGCCCAGCATTCCCGCGATGCCCGGCGCGCAGGCCGCGTTGGCCGCGATCCAGGCGCGCGGCGGGCGGGTGCTTGTCATCACCGGCAAGCACGCCCCGCTCGCCCAGCTGCACATCGACGAACTCGGCTGGCGAATCGACCATCTCGCGGGTGATGTGTGGTCGGCGGCCAAGGCGACCGCGTTGCGCGAACAGCGGGCAGATCTATTCGTCGGCGACCATGTCGGCGACATGCGCGCAGCGAGGGCCGCCGACGTTGTCGCGGTGGGCGTCACCACCGGGCCGTGCGCGGCCGACGAGCTACGTGCGGCGGGCGCCGACGTGGTGCTCGCGGACCTGACCGAGTTCCCCGGCTGGCTCGCGACGGAGTTCGGCGCGGCCGTCGCGGGCTAG
- a CDS encoding helix-turn-helix transcriptional regulator: protein MDRTELAALLRHTRDRVRPGDIGLPAGSRRQVTGLRREEVAQLAGVSVDYVVGLEQGRGPRPSSSVLAALARALRLNDEDRTLLFQFAGAAQPQEGRIEMVVQPSVLRLLDRMADLPALALSAKADVLAWNSMATALLGDFTAWPPTQRNIIWQRFLGTDRGRVAMTPAEADFAAMFSVASLRGARARYPDDPGLLRLISELRSRSPCFEQLWNERRSGQWRSASETVDHPELGPLRLECDTLLVPDTDQAVVVYSAALGSRESSALDLLLVTGTQQFTVAEPSG, encoded by the coding sequence GTGGATCGAACCGAGCTGGCCGCATTACTCAGGCACACACGCGACCGGGTGCGCCCGGGCGACATCGGCCTGCCCGCGGGCTCGCGCCGACAGGTAACCGGGCTGCGCCGCGAGGAAGTCGCGCAGCTCGCGGGCGTCAGCGTGGACTACGTGGTGGGGTTGGAGCAGGGGCGTGGCCCCCGTCCGTCCAGCTCGGTGCTCGCCGCACTCGCCCGTGCGCTACGGCTGAACGATGAGGATCGCACCCTGCTATTCCAGTTCGCGGGCGCGGCGCAACCGCAGGAGGGCCGGATAGAAATGGTCGTCCAGCCGAGTGTATTGCGCCTACTCGACCGGATGGCGGATCTGCCCGCCCTGGCGCTCTCGGCGAAAGCTGATGTGCTGGCGTGGAATTCGATGGCGACGGCGCTGCTCGGCGACTTCACCGCTTGGCCGCCCACGCAGCGCAACATCATCTGGCAGCGTTTCCTCGGCACCGATCGTGGGCGGGTCGCGATGACGCCCGCCGAGGCCGACTTCGCCGCGATGTTCTCGGTGGCGAGCCTGCGCGGCGCCCGTGCTCGCTACCCCGACGATCCCGGCCTGCTCCGCCTGATCTCCGAATTGCGTTCCCGCAGTCCGTGTTTCGAGCAGCTGTGGAACGAGCGGCGCTCCGGGCAGTGGCGCAGCGCGAGCGAGACCGTTGATCACCCGGAGCTCGGGCCGTTGCGGCTGGAGTGCGACACCCTGCTGGTCCCGGATACCGACCAGGCCGTGGTCGTCTACTCCGCGGCCCTCGGCAGTCGCGAATCCTCGGCGCTGGATCTGCTCCTGGTTACCGGAACGCAACAGTTCACCGTGGCGGAGCCTTCCGGCTAG
- a CDS encoding ribbon-helix-helix domain-containing protein — MTSPRDHRTRKVTVTLPEDVVAILERWRAAGNIDSVSAFVAASVRAGINQSESLAKLEEVFGGRPPLDLINRARAAQGLPPLSEEEAGGPHAGAA; from the coding sequence ATGACGTCGCCTCGGGACCATAGAACGCGGAAGGTCACCGTCACGCTTCCCGAAGATGTCGTCGCGATTCTCGAACGGTGGCGCGCGGCCGGGAACATCGACTCGGTGTCCGCGTTCGTCGCCGCATCGGTGCGGGCGGGGATCAACCAGTCCGAATCGCTGGCCAAGCTGGAGGAGGTCTTCGGCGGACGCCCGCCGCTGGATCTGATCAACCGCGCCCGCGCCGCACAGGGGCTACCGCCGCTGTCCGAAGAGGAGGCGGGCGGCCCTCACGCCGGCGCGGCGTGA
- a CDS encoding LLM class F420-dependent oxidoreductase encodes MTAQRPFRFGVNMVVPESRSSWIEKCRRAEELGFDVIGVADHLGLPAPFPAMILAAEATERVRLNTFVLNTPFYNPVLLARDAAGADQFTDGRVELGLGAGYVQAEFEAAGIPFESGRKRVEHLENTVITLRRLFADPEYQPRPSQPCGPPLLIGGWGDRLLRVAAEHADIIAFTGAAAARNGAPLQMAGLAETEERVAYVRELLGPRLDKVEFNILVQRVVPPAERASVLEIFGPALPPDVADTPEEHPILLIGTPEEMADRLRGRRDRYGISYVTVLEDSMEKLAPVIQLLR; translated from the coding sequence GTGACTGCGCAGCGCCCCTTTCGGTTCGGTGTCAACATGGTGGTTCCCGAATCCCGGTCGAGTTGGATCGAAAAGTGCCGTAGGGCAGAGGAACTCGGCTTCGACGTGATCGGCGTCGCCGACCATCTCGGCCTGCCCGCGCCGTTCCCTGCGATGATTCTGGCCGCCGAGGCGACCGAGCGGGTACGGCTGAACACGTTCGTGCTCAACACCCCTTTCTACAACCCGGTGCTGCTGGCTCGCGACGCCGCGGGCGCCGATCAGTTCACCGACGGACGAGTCGAACTCGGCCTCGGGGCGGGCTACGTGCAGGCGGAGTTCGAGGCCGCTGGGATCCCGTTCGAGAGCGGGCGCAAGCGGGTCGAGCACCTGGAGAACACAGTGATCACGCTGCGTCGCCTGTTCGCCGATCCGGAGTATCAGCCGCGACCCTCGCAGCCGTGCGGTCCGCCTCTGCTCATCGGCGGCTGGGGCGACCGGCTGCTGCGCGTGGCCGCGGAGCACGCCGATATTATCGCCTTCACCGGCGCGGCCGCCGCACGCAACGGCGCGCCACTGCAGATGGCTGGACTTGCCGAAACGGAGGAGCGCGTCGCCTACGTGCGCGAACTGCTCGGCCCTCGCCTCGACAAGGTCGAGTTCAACATACTGGTCCAGCGCGTGGTCCCGCCCGCCGAACGCGCGAGCGTCCTCGAGATCTTCGGCCCCGCGTTGCCTCCCGATGTCGCCGACACCCCGGAAGAACACCCCATCCTGCTCATCGGCACCCCGGAGGAGATGGCCGATCGCCTTCGTGGCCGCCGCGACCGTTACGGCATCAGCTACGTCACCGTTCTCGAGGACAGCATGGAAAAGCTCGCCCCCGTCATCCAACTACTGCGCTGA
- a CDS encoding nuclear transport factor 2 family protein: MTAQLDPTVQEFVDALNANDQDRFFAVLTDDATMSDDGVERNLAQWTESEIFGGNARMQVESVGDVGTELLADYTNSRWGSMRTSWRFTIRDGKISRFETGQA; this comes from the coding sequence ATGACCGCACAGCTGGATCCGACGGTGCAGGAATTCGTCGACGCACTCAACGCCAACGATCAGGACCGGTTCTTCGCGGTACTCACCGACGACGCGACCATGTCCGACGACGGGGTGGAACGCAACCTCGCCCAGTGGACCGAATCGGAGATCTTCGGCGGCAACGCGCGAATGCAGGTCGAGTCCGTCGGCGACGTCGGCACCGAACTCCTGGCCGACTACACCAACTCGCGCTGGGGTTCGATGCGCACGAGCTGGCGGTTCACCATCCGCGACGGCAAGATCAGCCGCTTCGAGACCGGGCAGGCCTGA
- a CDS encoding alkaline phosphatase family protein, with protein sequence MFVTPRYGTGSLADLFPSVLAGLGVPGACDRLGLEVTAARVCVLLVDGLGADALAANPAAAPFLSSLPPVTLTAGFPTTTATSLGSLGVGVPPGEHGIVGYLLNVPGYDRLLNPLTWRLHGAEGKSDLRTELVPEEFQPTPTVFERAADNDIAVAQVSPRYQEGSGLTRAVLRGCEFRPQVSFGDLVATVAEALRAGRRSLVYTYYGDLDLTGHVRGPSSPAWRCELANVDRLAAAIAEQLPPDAALIVTADHGMVELADRIDFDTTAVLRDGIRQLGGEARARHVYTRAGAASDVAATWQGMLGADFAVLTRDDAVASGWFGPRVTPAIAERIGDLVVASRARNGIIRSGAEPLQSMLVGHHGSLTSAEMNVPLRVFRA encoded by the coding sequence GTGTTCGTCACGCCCCGTTACGGTACGGGCTCCTTGGCCGATCTGTTTCCCTCCGTCCTCGCGGGGCTCGGAGTCCCCGGCGCCTGCGATCGCCTAGGTCTCGAAGTCACCGCCGCCAGGGTCTGTGTCCTCTTGGTGGACGGGCTCGGTGCCGATGCGCTGGCCGCGAATCCCGCTGCGGCGCCGTTCCTTTCCAGCCTGCCGCCGGTCACTCTGACGGCGGGCTTTCCGACGACGACCGCCACCAGCCTGGGTTCGCTCGGTGTCGGCGTCCCGCCCGGCGAGCACGGGATCGTCGGCTATCTGCTCAACGTCCCCGGCTACGACCGGCTGCTGAATCCCCTGACCTGGCGTCTGCACGGCGCGGAGGGCAAGTCCGATCTGCGGACCGAACTCGTGCCAGAGGAATTCCAGCCCACCCCAACGGTTTTCGAGCGCGCCGCCGACAACGACATCGCCGTCGCCCAGGTGTCGCCGCGCTACCAGGAAGGGTCGGGATTGACGAGGGCGGTGTTGCGCGGCTGCGAGTTCCGCCCCCAGGTGTCCTTCGGCGACCTCGTCGCCACCGTGGCCGAGGCGCTGCGTGCCGGACGGCGCTCGCTGGTCTACACCTACTATGGCGATCTCGACCTGACCGGGCACGTGCGCGGGCCCTCCTCTCCGGCCTGGCGCTGCGAACTCGCCAACGTCGACCGTCTGGCCGCGGCTATCGCCGAACAGCTGCCACCCGATGCCGCACTGATCGTCACCGCCGATCATGGCATGGTGGAACTAGCCGATCGCATCGACTTCGACACCACCGCCGTGCTGCGCGACGGCATTCGCCAGCTCGGCGGCGAGGCGCGTGCCCGGCACGTCTACACCAGAGCCGGCGCGGCGTCCGATGTCGCGGCGACCTGGCAAGGCATGCTCGGCGCGGATTTCGCGGTGCTCACCAGGGACGACGCCGTGGCAAGCGGGTGGTTCGGGCCACGGGTCACGCCTGCCATTGCCGAACGCATCGGCGATCTGGTCGTCGCGTCCCGCGCACGGAACGGCATCATCCGTAGCGGCGCCGAGCCATTGCAGTCGATGCTGGTCGGCCACCACGGCTCGCTGACCTCGGCCGAGATGAACGTCCCGCTACGGGTCTTCCGCGCCTGA
- a CDS encoding MmcQ/YjbR family DNA-binding protein — protein MVTVPRRARLADVHEVASGMPHVARVDGPHGNPIYQVGGKSFVFFRNARPDAVDPQTGERYTDVIVFWVPSESDKQALVKDPDSPFFTTPHFDEHPSVLVRGSRIRELSSQELTEVIQDAWLARASRKRATDWLAAHPPQ, from the coding sequence ATGGTGACCGTTCCGCGGCGGGCACGCCTCGCCGATGTGCACGAGGTGGCATCCGGCATGCCGCATGTGGCACGGGTCGATGGACCGCACGGTAACCCGATCTATCAAGTCGGGGGAAAGTCGTTCGTGTTCTTTCGCAACGCGCGCCCGGATGCCGTCGACCCGCAGACCGGCGAACGCTACACCGATGTGATCGTGTTCTGGGTGCCGTCGGAATCGGATAAGCAGGCACTGGTCAAAGACCCGGACTCGCCGTTCTTCACCACGCCGCATTTCGACGAGCACCCATCGGTACTGGTGCGCGGCAGCAGAATCCGCGAGCTGAGCAGTCAAGAGCTCACCGAGGTGATCCAGGACGCCTGGCTGGCCCGCGCCTCACGGAAACGAGCGACCGACTGGCTCGCCGCCCATCCGCCGCAGTGA
- a CDS encoding transcriptional regulator yields the protein MAQFRTLTQQRVELEREWERWATVPNTAAQRPPRTTLLRDEVAQSWRRSLHTVDPGRTVAPGLDDIGELWAESPLRGPVTELATDLRGIAEDSGYLAAVTDSAGTILWSCGDRAMRRRAERVNFAPGACWDESHMGTNGLGLALRTDRPASVFSAEHLVAALHGWVCYAAPIHGPDGTLVGALNLSSSWDRSHPAVLTSVRALVTTVETILRATEPAPPPGIRLECLGAARLLRDGRPLPLPPRQLEILTLLALEPDGFTPEQLHTAIYGDRAVSTSTLKADVSHLRRATGGEISNRRYRLTGPIACDAVDLLASIAAGDTASAVWLYRGPLLPDSDTPGVVKWRDHLDVCVRTAVLASDRAEHVVSFGVRAPDDIEVHEHALRLLPSDDVRRAMVTARLHTALRA from the coding sequence GTGGCACAGTTCCGTACCCTCACTCAGCAGCGGGTCGAACTGGAACGGGAATGGGAACGCTGGGCGACGGTGCCGAATACCGCGGCGCAGCGCCCGCCCCGAACCACCTTGCTCCGCGACGAGGTAGCGCAATCCTGGCGGCGGTCGCTGCACACCGTCGATCCCGGGCGCACGGTCGCACCGGGACTGGACGACATCGGCGAGCTGTGGGCCGAGTCCCCGCTGCGCGGCCCGGTGACCGAGCTGGCGACCGACCTGCGCGGGATCGCCGAGGACTCCGGCTACCTGGCCGCGGTCACCGACAGCGCGGGCACCATCCTGTGGTCGTGCGGTGATCGCGCCATGCGCAGGCGGGCCGAGCGGGTGAACTTCGCCCCGGGTGCCTGCTGGGACGAAAGTCACATGGGCACCAATGGTTTGGGGCTCGCTCTGCGCACCGACCGCCCCGCGTCGGTGTTTTCCGCCGAGCATCTGGTCGCCGCACTGCACGGCTGGGTGTGCTACGCCGCGCCGATCCACGGTCCCGACGGCACGCTGGTCGGCGCCCTGAATCTGTCCAGCTCCTGGGACCGCTCGCATCCCGCGGTGCTCACCTCGGTACGGGCCCTCGTCACCACGGTCGAGACGATCCTGCGAGCCACCGAACCCGCGCCGCCGCCCGGGATTCGGCTGGAGTGTCTCGGCGCCGCACGGCTGCTGCGTGACGGCAGGCCGCTGCCGCTGCCGCCGCGGCAGCTGGAGATCCTCACGCTGCTCGCGCTCGAGCCGGACGGCTTCACCCCCGAACAGCTGCACACCGCCATCTACGGTGACCGTGCGGTCTCCACCAGCACACTGAAGGCCGACGTCTCTCATCTGCGCCGCGCCACCGGCGGCGAAATCAGCAACCGCCGTTACCGTTTGACCGGCCCGATAGCCTGCGACGCCGTCGACTTGCTGGCCTCCATCGCGGCGGGCGACACCGCCTCGGCGGTGTGGCTGTATCGCGGCCCACTACTGCCTGACTCGGACACACCCGGCGTGGTGAAGTGGCGCGACCACCTCGACGTCTGCGTGCGAACCGCGGTTCTGGCCAGCGACCGCGCCGAGCACGTCGTGTCGTTCGGCGTGCGCGCGCCGGACGATATCGAGGTGCACGAACACGCCTTGCGGCTGCTCCCGTCCGACGATGTGCGCCGTGCGATGGTTACCGCCCGACTGCATACCGCATTGCGCGCCTAG
- a CDS encoding DUF779 domain-containing protein translates to MPQRIHRVDITDRARIVLRQMIEQHGAVLFHQSAGGRNSDAPVCLPVREFRAGRGDVLLGNLPWHTEFWMSGEQYELSKHTHLTVDVVNGRCAPEAPEGVRFTLRSRLLTDKEAETLADAPPPRTGADRLA, encoded by the coding sequence ATGCCGCAGCGGATTCATCGGGTGGACATCACGGACCGGGCCAGGATCGTGCTGCGCCAGATGATCGAACAGCACGGCGCGGTGCTCTTCCACCAGTCCGCCGGAGGCCGCAACAGCGACGCACCGGTGTGTCTTCCGGTCCGGGAGTTCCGGGCCGGCCGCGGGGATGTGCTGCTGGGAAATCTGCCCTGGCACACCGAATTCTGGATGAGCGGCGAGCAGTACGAACTCTCGAAGCACACCCACCTCACCGTGGATGTGGTGAACGGCCGCTGCGCGCCGGAAGCGCCTGAGGGAGTGCGCTTCACCCTCCGATCACGGCTGCTCACCGACAAGGAAGCAGAGACGCTGGCGGACGCACCGCCGCCACGCACCGGAGCCGACCGGTTGGCATAA
- a CDS encoding succinic semialdehyde dehydrogenase, with protein MPAPKVDVFDRLSALAALDEPDARQRKTIAEPFTGKPLGSVPVGTAADVASAFAKAQVAQASWAARPVPERAAVLERYRALVVEHRKFLMDVVQAETGKARWAAQEEIMGMMFAARYFSKVAPRLLGAHKVPGAFPVLNRATVRAKPKGVVGVIAPWNYPMLLSVGDAIPALIAGNAVVVKPDTQTPFSALAAAELLYRAGLPRDLLAVVPGAGTVVGTAIVQGCDYLMFTGSSQTGRTLAEQCGRRLIGFSAELGGKNPMIVAEGADLDAAAKAAVRACFSNAGQLCISIERLYVQRTIAAAFTEKFVAAVDAAKLGAAYDYSTDIGSLISEAQLETVSKHVADATSKGAKVLTGGKARPDLGPLFFEPTVLVEVTDEMECGRNETFGPLVSIYPVDSVTEAVRLANDSDYGLNASVWAASKHEGERIAGQLHAGTVCVDEGYAPAWGTTAAPMGGMGISGVGRRHGPDGLLKFTEPQTVVVTRFLNLDPPKLFPHDKWQPFLMTIARNLRHLPGR; from the coding sequence ATGCCAGCGCCGAAAGTCGACGTCTTCGACCGCCTGAGCGCACTCGCCGCCCTGGATGAGCCCGACGCGCGTCAACGCAAGACGATCGCCGAACCGTTCACCGGCAAACCGCTGGGCAGCGTGCCGGTGGGCACCGCCGCGGACGTGGCGTCCGCCTTCGCGAAGGCTCAGGTGGCGCAGGCATCGTGGGCGGCGCGTCCGGTCCCCGAGCGCGCCGCGGTGCTGGAACGCTACCGAGCACTGGTGGTGGAGCACCGCAAGTTCTTGATGGATGTGGTGCAGGCCGAGACCGGCAAGGCACGCTGGGCGGCCCAGGAAGAGATCATGGGCATGATGTTCGCGGCCCGCTACTTCTCGAAGGTCGCACCGCGCCTGCTCGGCGCGCACAAGGTCCCCGGCGCTTTTCCTGTACTCAATCGCGCCACCGTCCGCGCCAAGCCCAAAGGTGTGGTCGGCGTGATCGCACCGTGGAACTACCCGATGCTCCTGTCGGTCGGCGACGCGATTCCGGCGCTGATCGCGGGTAATGCCGTGGTGGTCAAGCCCGACACTCAGACCCCGTTCTCCGCACTGGCCGCCGCGGAACTGCTCTACCGCGCTGGCCTGCCACGCGATCTGCTCGCGGTCGTCCCCGGCGCGGGCACCGTGGTCGGCACTGCCATCGTCCAGGGCTGCGACTACCTGATGTTCACCGGCTCCTCGCAGACCGGGCGCACCCTGGCCGAGCAGTGTGGCCGCAGGCTGATCGGTTTTTCCGCCGAACTCGGTGGCAAGAACCCGATGATCGTGGCCGAGGGCGCCGATCTGGACGCCGCCGCCAAGGCCGCGGTACGCGCTTGCTTCTCCAACGCGGGGCAGCTGTGCATCTCGATCGAGCGGCTGTATGTCCAGCGCACGATCGCCGCGGCATTCACCGAGAAGTTCGTCGCCGCCGTCGATGCGGCGAAACTGGGTGCGGCCTACGACTATTCGACCGACATCGGCAGCCTCATCTCCGAGGCCCAGCTCGAGACCGTGTCCAAACACGTCGCCGACGCCACCTCCAAGGGTGCGAAAGTGCTCACCGGCGGCAAGGCCCGCCCGGATCTTGGTCCGCTGTTCTTCGAGCCCACCGTGCTCGTGGAGGTGACCGACGAGATGGAATGCGGCCGCAACGAGACCTTCGGCCCACTGGTGTCGATCTACCCGGTCGACAGCGTCACCGAGGCCGTGCGCCTGGCCAACGACAGCGATTACGGCCTCAACGCGTCGGTATGGGCGGCGAGCAAGCACGAGGGCGAGCGGATCGCCGGACAGCTGCACGCGGGAACCGTGTGTGTGGACGAGGGCTACGCGCCTGCCTGGGGCACTACTGCGGCGCCCATGGGCGGCATGGGCATCTCCGGCGTCGGCCGTCGGCATGGCCCCGACGGCTTGCTGAAATTCACCGAACCCCAAACCGTCGTAGTGACCCGGTTCTTGAATCTCGACCCACCGAAACTGTTCCCGCATGACAAGTGGCAGCCGTTCCTGATGACCATCGCCCGCAATCTGCGTCACCTGCCCGGCCGCTGA
- a CDS encoding sensor histidine kinase, with translation MFRRRLGVRGRILAIALIPSLTLLLVGVGTAGYLVFKGAYARVWAIQVQKSTPSAREFTESVQLERRLTLAELAGDHDAAPALAAARVRVDKAVAELRSASGGLQTLASSLIGEKVTHFLNVLDRLPTVRAQVDTGALPILEAYAFYNDGLRAIPTATQIAQQFSPDPEIAIELAEGLRLFYAAEAMSRSNALAMALVNAHDQATVPVAEYLSQVGYYHAQIDYLTSEFDAPQRDAAKAATASPAWRQLTSMEDTLTRRALQSPPDDGQNTTTSDNMELPWSVADWQNAATDVNRGLIDIWINQNKQAQKVAEDKAGGSALSSLLFGIGVLLVAIAGFIIAVKLANRIIRRLKLLRRETLALADEGLPDMMRRLRTGEPVDPAEETPLLDYGEDEIGQVAKAFGRAHAAAVAGAVTEARTREGVKAVFLNIAHRSQIVVHQQLEILDEAERGQEDPALLDTFFRLDHLATRERRNAENLVILGGGQPGRQWRNPVDLIALVRSAIGETLDYSRVRLARQPETQIVGSAVADLIHLLAELIDNATSFSPPQSRVEVSGNVVGKGVVVEIEDQGMGMPADELTKTNDMLRNPPDFGVAALSADSRLGLFVVAQLGVRYGVSVRLVESDYGGIRAIVLIPSALIARETGTPTPRSEVSGATPSRAAAPPPVHQSPMTLAEQSEAPVATLVAKPAAADPTPSEAVTAAPTGNVDARPVLPRRNRQANLAPQLSEPAATPTGPQRQRTAEQARDLMSAIENGTRQGRKPLSDDNPTPDDQKD, from the coding sequence ATGTTCAGAAGGAGGCTCGGTGTCCGCGGTCGGATTTTGGCCATCGCACTCATTCCGAGTCTGACCCTCCTGCTAGTCGGCGTGGGTACGGCGGGGTACCTGGTGTTCAAAGGAGCCTACGCACGGGTGTGGGCAATCCAAGTGCAGAAGTCGACCCCTTCGGCCCGGGAGTTCACCGAGTCCGTCCAGCTGGAGCGTCGCCTGACCCTTGCCGAACTCGCGGGCGACCACGACGCCGCGCCCGCTCTCGCCGCGGCGCGGGTGCGGGTCGACAAGGCGGTCGCCGAACTGCGCAGCGCCTCGGGTGGGCTGCAAACACTCGCATCGTCCCTGATCGGGGAGAAGGTCACCCACTTCCTGAATGTGCTGGACCGCCTCCCGACAGTGCGAGCACAGGTCGACACCGGGGCGCTGCCCATTCTGGAGGCGTACGCGTTCTACAACGATGGGCTCCGGGCCATTCCGACCGCAACGCAGATCGCCCAGCAGTTCTCGCCGGACCCGGAGATCGCGATCGAACTCGCGGAGGGTCTGCGGCTGTTCTACGCGGCGGAGGCGATGTCGCGCAGCAATGCGCTGGCTATGGCCTTGGTGAACGCACATGATCAGGCGACCGTCCCGGTAGCGGAGTACCTCAGCCAGGTCGGCTACTACCATGCTCAGATCGACTATCTGACCAGCGAATTCGACGCGCCGCAGCGCGATGCCGCAAAGGCGGCGACCGCCTCCCCCGCATGGCGGCAACTGACCTCGATGGAAGACACCCTCACCCGGCGTGCTCTGCAGAGCCCCCCAGACGACGGTCAGAACACGACAACATCCGACAACATGGAACTGCCGTGGAGTGTGGCGGACTGGCAGAACGCGGCGACCGACGTCAACCGCGGGCTGATCGACATCTGGATCAACCAGAACAAGCAGGCTCAGAAGGTCGCCGAAGACAAGGCCGGGGGCTCCGCGCTGAGTTCGCTGCTGTTCGGAATCGGGGTACTGCTGGTTGCGATCGCGGGTTTCATCATCGCGGTCAAGCTTGCCAATCGGATCATCCGCAGGCTGAAGCTGCTGCGCCGGGAAACTCTCGCACTCGCCGACGAAGGTCTGCCCGACATGATGCGCCGCCTGCGCACGGGCGAGCCGGTGGACCCGGCCGAGGAGACGCCGCTGCTGGACTACGGGGAGGACGAGATCGGCCAGGTCGCCAAGGCATTCGGCCGCGCGCACGCCGCGGCAGTGGCGGGCGCGGTCACCGAGGCCCGAACTCGCGAGGGCGTGAAGGCGGTCTTCCTCAATATCGCCCACCGCAGCCAGATCGTGGTGCACCAGCAGCTGGAAATCCTCGACGAAGCCGAGCGAGGACAAGAGGATCCCGCCTTGCTCGACACGTTCTTCCGACTGGATCACCTGGCCACCCGGGAACGTCGCAATGCTGAGAACCTGGTCATCCTCGGCGGAGGCCAGCCCGGTAGGCAGTGGCGTAACCCAGTAGACCTGATCGCTCTGGTGCGCAGCGCCATCGGCGAAACGCTCGACTACTCGCGTGTCCGCCTCGCCCGGCAGCCCGAGACGCAGATCGTCGGTTCCGCGGTCGCCGACCTGATCCACCTGCTCGCGGAGCTGATCGACAACGCCACCTCGTTCTCCCCGCCACAGTCACGCGTGGAGGTGAGCGGAAATGTCGTCGGCAAGGGCGTGGTCGTCGAGATCGAGGACCAGGGCATGGGCATGCCCGCCGACGAGCTGACCAAGACGAACGACATGCTGCGCAACCCACCGGATTTCGGTGTCGCCGCGCTGTCCGCCGATTCCCGGCTCGGTCTGTTCGTGGTCGCTCAGCTCGGCGTTCGGTATGGGGTGTCGGTTCGGCTCGTGGAGTCCGACTATGGTGGGATCCGGGCTATCGTGCTCATTCCTTCCGCGCTCATCGCCCGCGAAACCGGCACGCCGACACCGAGATCCGAGGTGTCCGGCGCGACGCCCTCACGGGCGGCGGCACCACCGCCCGTGCACCAGTCCCCCATGACCTTGGCGGAACAGAGCGAAGCGCCCGTCGCGACACTGGTCGCCAAGCCGGCCGCCGCGGACCCGACGCCGTCCGAGGCCGTGACCGCCGCACCGACCGGCAACGTCGATGCCAGGCCTGTGCTGCCGCGCCGCAATCGCCAGGCAAATCTCGCGCCGCAACTGAGCGAACCGGCCGCAACGCCGACCGGCCCGCAACGACAGCGCACGGCCGAACAGGCCCGTGATCTGATGTCCGCCATCGAGAACGGCACCAGGCAGGGCCGCAAGCCTCTCTCCGACGACAACCCGACCCCGGACGATCAGAAAGACTAA
- a CDS encoding roadblock/LC7 domain-containing protein: MTSSNPGDLNWLLDDLVDRLAGVRHAVVLSTDGLLLGRSAAITREDAEHFAAMSSTLYGLARSAGSRFDGGGVRQAVIELDRAVLFVTAAGDNACLALQAAESANLGMVAYEMNLTVQRVGTYLSTTPRQDLVGQVEPKLP; the protein is encoded by the coding sequence GTGACTTCATCCAACCCAGGTGATCTCAATTGGTTGCTCGACGATCTCGTCGACCGGCTGGCCGGTGTGCGGCATGCGGTGGTGCTGTCCACGGATGGATTGCTACTCGGCCGCTCCGCCGCGATAACGCGCGAGGACGCAGAACATTTCGCCGCCATGTCCTCCACCCTCTACGGTCTCGCCCGCAGCGCGGGGAGCCGCTTCGATGGTGGCGGCGTGCGCCAGGCGGTCATCGAACTCGACCGCGCCGTGCTGTTCGTGACCGCCGCCGGCGACAACGCCTGCCTGGCATTGCAGGCCGCCGAGTCGGCGAACCTGGGCATGGTGGCCTACGAGATGAACCTGACCGTCCAGCGCGTCGGCACCTATCTGTCCACCACTCCGCGGCAGGACCTCGTCGGACAAGTCGAGCCGAAGCTGCCATGA